In Streptomyces sp. NBC_00878, a single window of DNA contains:
- a CDS encoding sensor histidine kinase, producing the protein MRRPGVWWRAKSTPAKVETYTRWSFYTFPVVEVAAIGLPTFAELGMPLALWLFLPLCGHALVGVRLAARSLDWVGGSRAQPVRLVWVLGAVTALLGITALAVQQHGPVGADAEGAAGGFFIVVLTFGVGNMALGMRSRRRVLALVCGCTASTAAVSVALGMRPSSALGMAAAVLIAGGFIAFTSVFSVWLLKAVLELDAARETRTRLAVAEERLRFGRDLHDVMGRNLAVIALKSELAVQLARRERPEAVDQMIEVQRIAHESQKEVRAVVRGYREADLGAELSGAQGVLTAAGFDCTVTGSPAGLPSAVQSALGWVVREATTNVLRHGDAGYCRVSLRVEGTRVVLTVENDGVERDRVPVTPTSKGSGLAGLRERLSAVDGTLEAGPVDGDRFRVVAEVPLPPAATASSSSSPPLSSFPSPAPRPVNEEVAP; encoded by the coding sequence ATGCGCAGGCCGGGGGTCTGGTGGCGGGCGAAGAGCACGCCGGCCAAGGTCGAGACGTACACGCGTTGGTCCTTCTACACCTTCCCGGTGGTCGAGGTGGCCGCGATCGGGCTGCCGACCTTCGCGGAGCTGGGGATGCCGCTCGCCCTCTGGCTGTTCCTGCCGCTGTGCGGGCACGCGCTGGTGGGCGTGCGCCTCGCCGCCCGGTCGCTCGACTGGGTGGGGGGCAGCCGCGCGCAGCCCGTACGTCTGGTCTGGGTACTCGGCGCCGTCACCGCGCTGCTCGGGATCACCGCGCTCGCCGTCCAGCAGCACGGTCCGGTCGGCGCGGACGCCGAGGGCGCGGCAGGCGGGTTCTTCATCGTGGTGCTGACCTTCGGCGTCGGCAACATGGCCCTCGGGATGCGCAGCCGACGGCGCGTACTGGCGCTCGTGTGCGGCTGCACCGCGAGTACCGCGGCCGTGTCGGTCGCGCTCGGGATGCGGCCGTCAAGCGCGCTGGGCATGGCGGCCGCGGTGCTGATCGCCGGCGGATTCATCGCCTTCACCTCCGTCTTCTCGGTGTGGCTGCTGAAAGCCGTGCTCGAACTCGACGCGGCCCGCGAGACCCGTACCCGCCTCGCCGTCGCCGAGGAGCGGCTGCGGTTCGGCCGCGATCTGCACGACGTGATGGGGCGCAACCTCGCGGTGATCGCCCTGAAGAGCGAGCTCGCCGTCCAGCTCGCGCGACGTGAACGGCCCGAGGCCGTGGACCAGATGATCGAGGTGCAGCGGATCGCCCACGAGTCGCAGAAGGAGGTCCGCGCGGTCGTACGCGGCTATCGCGAGGCCGACCTCGGCGCCGAACTCTCCGGCGCGCAGGGCGTGTTGACCGCGGCCGGGTTCGACTGCACGGTGACCGGCTCCCCCGCGGGCCTGCCCTCGGCGGTGCAGTCCGCGCTGGGCTGGGTCGTACGGGAGGCGACCACGAACGTGCTGCGGCACGGGGACGCGGGGTACTGCCGTGTGTCACTGCGGGTGGAGGGGACCCGCGTGGTCCTGACCGTGGAGAACGACGGAGTGGAGAGGGACAGGGTGCCGGTCACGCCCACCAGCAAGGGGTCCGGCCTCGCCGGGCTGCGGGAGCGGTTGTCGGCGGTGGACGGAACGCTGGAGGCGGGGCCGGTCGACGGTGACCGGTTCCGGGTGGTGGCCGAGGTTCCACTGCCTCCGGCGGCCACCGCCTCATCGTCCTCGTCACCGCCACTGTCCTCTTTCCCGTCTCCCGCCCCGCGCCCCGTGAACGAAGAGGTCGCCCCATGA
- a CDS encoding response regulator transcription factor, with protein sequence MTPVRPIRLLLADDEHLIRGALVALLGLEEDLLIVAEAAGGPEALAMARAHEPDVAVLDLQMPGADGVRVATSLRAELPACRVLIVTSHGRPGHLKRALAAGVRGFVPKTVSAQRLAEIIRTVHAGNRYVDPELAADAISAGDSPLTAREAEVLELAADGAPVAEIAERAALSQGTVRNYLSSAVSKLGVENRHSAVRLARERGWV encoded by the coding sequence ATGACACCCGTACGACCCATCCGGCTGCTGCTCGCCGACGACGAGCACCTCATCCGGGGGGCGCTCGTCGCGCTGCTGGGTCTCGAGGAGGACCTGCTCATCGTGGCGGAGGCGGCCGGCGGGCCCGAGGCGCTGGCGATGGCCAGGGCCCACGAACCCGACGTGGCGGTACTGGATCTGCAGATGCCCGGGGCGGACGGTGTGAGGGTGGCCACATCGCTGCGGGCCGAACTGCCCGCGTGCCGGGTGCTGATCGTGACGAGCCATGGGCGGCCGGGGCATCTGAAGCGGGCGCTTGCGGCGGGTGTGCGCGGATTCGTCCCGAAGACTGTCAGCGCGCAGCGGCTCGCGGAGATCATCCGTACCGTCCATGCCGGAAACCGTTACGTCGACCCGGAGTTGGCCGCCGACGCGATCTCCGCCGGGGACTCGCCGCTGACCGCGCGCGAGGCGGAGGTGCTGGAGCTGGCCGCCGACGGGGCGCCCGTCGCGGAGATCGCGGAGCGGGCCGCACTGTCGCAGGGGACGGTACGGAACTATCTGTCGTCGGCCGTCTCCAAGCTCGGGGTCGAGAACCGTCACTCGGCGGTGCGTCTCGCGCGGGAGCGAGGTTGGGTATAG